A window from Ignavibacteriota bacterium encodes these proteins:
- a CDS encoding PP2C family protein-serine/threonine phosphatase, with translation METGTFNVFSQALKRRKDALLSWIGAASPEEKATRLGPAPLTAVGDHLGVLDAAIARADEGELGRCTVCNEFVEQHWIETDYTNSVCLEHLSGKERSNLEAELELSQKVQKALLPHSVPELPGWEVAAFSRPASIVGGDYFDFARFGNGHHALIIADVMGKGMPASMLMASLQASLRILTPESNSPSDVLTRINAIFCHNINLTKFVTLVVAELDPASGTLRYANAGHNPPFILRADRDAAPEPLMPTGAAIGLMESATFETKTVRLAVGDAIVMYTDGITEAGAHQERMFGEERLRDFLVINRHTPAQTLIKDLLAAVHTHTLHAPPADDTTVIVVRHRA, from the coding sequence ATGGAAACCGGGACTTTCAACGTGTTTTCGCAGGCGTTAAAACGCAGAAAAGACGCCCTGCTGAGCTGGATCGGGGCCGCATCACCGGAAGAAAAGGCAACACGCCTGGGCCCCGCCCCCCTGACCGCCGTCGGAGATCATCTTGGCGTCCTCGATGCGGCGATCGCCCGGGCCGACGAGGGCGAACTCGGCCGCTGCACGGTGTGCAATGAGTTCGTAGAACAGCACTGGATCGAAACAGACTACACGAATTCCGTGTGCCTCGAGCACTTGAGCGGCAAGGAGCGGTCCAACCTGGAGGCCGAACTCGAACTCTCACAGAAGGTCCAGAAAGCCCTCCTTCCTCACTCCGTGCCGGAATTGCCCGGATGGGAGGTGGCGGCGTTCTCACGGCCAGCATCGATCGTGGGTGGTGACTATTTCGACTTCGCCCGCTTCGGGAATGGCCACCATGCCCTGATCATCGCGGATGTCATGGGCAAAGGGATGCCTGCCAGCATGCTCATGGCGAGCCTGCAGGCATCGCTGCGCATCCTGACGCCCGAGAGCAATTCGCCGTCCGACGTGCTGACGCGCATCAACGCGATCTTCTGCCACAATATCAATCTGACGAAGTTCGTGACCCTCGTCGTCGCTGAACTCGACCCGGCCAGCGGTACGCTCCGCTATGCGAACGCCGGGCACAATCCGCCGTTCATTCTGCGCGCCGACCGGGATGCCGCTCCGGAACCGTTGATGCCGACGGGAGCGGCGATAGGACTGATGGAAAGTGCGACGTTTGAGACGAAGACGGTACGACTCGCCGTGGGAGATGCGATCGTGATGTACACGGACGGCATCACCGAAGCAGGCGCCCATCAGGAAAGGATGTTCGGAGAGGAACGGCTTCGGGACTTTCTCGTGATCAACCGCCACACCCCGGCACAAACGTTGATCAAAGACCTCCTCGCCGCGGTGCACACACACACGCTGCATGCCCCGCCTGCTGATGACACGACCGTCATCGTGGTGCGGCACAGGGCCTGA
- a CDS encoding DinB family protein, whose protein sequence is MESTRPQPTEYAPFYETYIALVPGTDVWPALRGQAAEVERLFGGIGADDETFRYAPNKWTFRDVAGHLIDGERIFGARAFCFSRGEQAPLPSFDENVYVVAGKYGGVPLRELVAEFASVRAANIAFLSRLEEERWMRVGTASSRPISVRAIAYILAGHVQHHLGIVEERYLPAMRA, encoded by the coding sequence ATGGAGAGTACGAGGCCACAACCGACGGAGTATGCGCCGTTCTATGAGACGTACATTGCACTTGTCCCGGGCACCGATGTCTGGCCGGCGTTGCGGGGACAGGCGGCGGAGGTCGAGCGTCTGTTCGGAGGTATCGGTGCGGACGATGAGACGTTCCGGTACGCTCCGAACAAGTGGACATTCCGGGATGTTGCCGGGCATCTGATCGATGGTGAGAGGATCTTTGGTGCGCGGGCCTTCTGCTTCAGCAGGGGGGAGCAGGCGCCGTTGCCGTCGTTCGATGAGAATGTGTATGTGGTGGCGGGGAAGTACGGCGGCGTGCCGTTGCGCGAGCTCGTGGCGGAGTTCGCATCCGTGCGTGCCGCGAACATCGCGTTTCTGTCGAGGCTCGAGGAGGAGCGTTGGATGCGCGTGGGAACCGCATCCTCCCGTCCGATCTCGGTGCGTGCGATCGCGTACATCCTGGCGGGGCACGTGCAGCATCACCTGGGGATCGTGGAGGAGCGGTACCTGCCGGCCATGCGGGCCTGA
- a CDS encoding rubrerythrin family protein: MPTTLDNLKEAFAGESQAFQKYTAFAKKAEADGFPNIAKLFRLTAEAEKIHAAGHLAAMDGVGATADNLKAAIEGETHEFTNMYPPMVQQADKDGHKAKRMFAWAVEAEAVHAKLYTQALDAAKTGKDLGTTEFYLCPTCGYIEFGKAPEKCPVCGALGSKFVKG; the protein is encoded by the coding sequence ATGCCCACGACCCTCGATAACCTGAAAGAAGCGTTTGCCGGCGAGAGCCAGGCATTCCAGAAGTACACGGCATTCGCCAAGAAGGCGGAAGCCGACGGATTCCCGAACATCGCGAAGCTGTTCCGACTCACCGCGGAAGCGGAGAAGATCCATGCCGCGGGGCATCTTGCGGCCATGGACGGTGTGGGGGCCACGGCGGACAACCTGAAGGCCGCGATCGAAGGCGAGACCCACGAATTCACGAACATGTATCCGCCGATGGTGCAGCAGGCCGACAAGGACGGGCACAAGGCGAAGCGGATGTTCGCGTGGGCAGTGGAAGCGGAAGCGGTGCATGCGAAGCTGTACACACAGGCGCTTGATGCGGCGAAGACCGGCAAAGACCTCGGGACGACGGAATTCTATCTCTGCCCGACGTGCGGCTACATCGAATTCGGCAAAGCTCCCGAGAAGTGTCCGGTGTGCGGGGCATTGGGCTCGAAGTTCGTGAAGGGGTAA
- a CDS encoding class II fructose-1,6-bisphosphate aldolase, producing MTHYKELGLVNSKELFQKAVKGGYAIPAFNFNNLEQLQAIIGACVETKSPVLLQVSSGARKYANQTLLKHLAKGAVDYANELGYAIPIVLHLDHGDTLELCKSCVESGFSSVMIDGSHHPYDKNVEITRQVVEYAHKYDVSVEGELGVLAGIEDEVSSEVTHYTRPEEVEDFVKKTGVDSLAISIGTSHGATKFKPAQCTRNADGVLVPPPLRFDILEEVERRIPGFPIVLHGASSVPPDLVKLINGNGGKLNDAVGIPEDQLRRAAASAVCKVNIDSDGRLAMTAAIRKVFTESPAEFDPRKYLGPARDALKALYKHKIINVLGSANRA from the coding sequence ATGACTCATTACAAAGAACTTGGGCTTGTCAACTCCAAAGAGCTCTTCCAGAAGGCCGTGAAGGGCGGATATGCCATTCCGGCGTTCAATTTCAACAACCTCGAGCAGCTTCAGGCCATCATCGGCGCCTGCGTGGAGACCAAGTCCCCGGTCCTCCTCCAGGTGTCCAGCGGCGCCCGCAAGTATGCCAACCAGACCCTCCTCAAACATCTGGCCAAGGGCGCTGTTGACTACGCCAATGAACTGGGCTATGCCATCCCGATCGTCCTCCATCTGGACCACGGCGATACGCTCGAACTGTGCAAGTCCTGCGTCGAGTCGGGGTTCTCATCCGTCATGATCGACGGCTCCCACCATCCGTACGATAAGAACGTGGAGATCACCCGGCAGGTCGTGGAATACGCCCATAAGTACGACGTGTCCGTCGAGGGTGAACTCGGCGTCCTCGCCGGCATCGAGGATGAGGTCTCCAGCGAAGTCACCCACTACACCCGTCCGGAAGAGGTCGAAGACTTCGTGAAGAAGACCGGCGTGGATTCGCTGGCCATCTCGATCGGCACCTCCCACGGCGCGACCAAATTCAAACCTGCGCAGTGCACCCGCAACGCGGACGGTGTCCTCGTGCCGCCGCCGCTCCGGTTCGACATCCTCGAAGAGGTCGAGCGCCGCATCCCCGGCTTCCCGATCGTCCTCCACGGCGCATCGTCCGTGCCGCCGGACCTCGTGAAGCTGATCAATGGCAACGGCGGCAAACTGAATGATGCCGTCGGCATCCCCGAAGACCAGCTTCGCCGCGCTGCAGCTTCGGCCGTGTGCAAGGTGAACATCGATTCCGATGGCCGCCTCGCCATGACCGCCGCGATCCGCAAGGTCTTCACGGAGTCGCCGGCTGAGTTCGATCCGCGCAAGTACCTCGGACCGGCACGCGATGCGCTCAAAGCCCTGTACAAGCATAAGATCATCAACGTGCTGGGCAGCGCCAACCGCGCCTGA
- a CDS encoding serine hydrolase, whose protein sequence is MTCTCLHVRRALFVLLIALGIVVPFQGDAQQLYFPPLVGQTWETVSPASLGWNAGAIDSLRTFLGDQNTRAFILLKDGRIAIEMYFGTFTRDSAWYWASAGKTLTSFMIGIAQREGALSLDDTTSRWLGTGWTSEPLLKENTITVRHQLSMTSGLDDGVVDPYCTESSCLVYKADAGSRWAYHNGPYTLLDSVLRVATGTTINSFFSSRIGTKTEMTGLFFRQGYNNIFASTARSMARFGLLVLNRGFWGATPVLDDTAYVRAMSASSQQINPSYGYLWWLNGKSSYMIPQTQISFPGPLNPSAPASMFAALGKNGQFINVVPGQNIVFVRMGDAPDNALVPFMMNEDIWKYVNRIIPTASTGVADRGTAPSTFMLHQNYPNPFNPSTVIGYALPGSAEVVLTIHDVLGREVGRINEGWRGAGEHVVRYDASTLAGGVYFYRVTAGRFSAAKAMVVLR, encoded by the coding sequence ATGACCTGTACGTGTCTGCACGTGCGCCGCGCTCTTTTCGTGTTGCTGATCGCCCTCGGCATCGTGGTCCCGTTCCAGGGCGATGCCCAGCAATTGTATTTTCCTCCGCTTGTCGGCCAGACCTGGGAGACCGTATCCCCGGCCTCTCTCGGATGGAATGCCGGTGCCATCGACTCCCTGCGCACCTTTCTCGGCGACCAGAACACGCGGGCATTCATCCTGCTGAAGGATGGGAGGATAGCGATCGAGATGTATTTCGGGACCTTCACCAGAGACAGTGCCTGGTATTGGGCGTCGGCGGGGAAGACGTTGACATCGTTCATGATCGGCATCGCCCAACGGGAGGGAGCGCTTTCGTTGGATGACACCACCTCGCGCTGGCTCGGTACAGGATGGACGTCGGAGCCGTTGCTGAAAGAGAACACGATCACGGTGCGCCATCAATTGTCGATGACCAGTGGACTCGATGACGGCGTGGTGGATCCGTATTGTACCGAGTCGTCGTGTCTGGTCTACAAGGCCGATGCGGGATCGCGGTGGGCGTATCACAACGGGCCGTACACGTTGCTGGATTCGGTGCTGCGCGTGGCGACCGGGACAACGATCAACTCGTTCTTCTCTTCGCGCATCGGCACGAAGACGGAGATGACGGGGTTGTTCTTCCGACAGGGATACAACAACATCTTTGCCAGCACTGCCCGCAGCATGGCGCGATTCGGGCTTCTGGTCCTGAACCGGGGCTTCTGGGGCGCGACCCCTGTGCTCGATGACACGGCCTATGTGCGCGCGATGTCCGCATCGTCGCAGCAGATCAATCCTTCGTACGGCTACCTGTGGTGGCTGAACGGCAAAAGTTCCTACATGATCCCGCAGACGCAGATATCCTTTCCCGGGCCGCTGAATCCTTCTGCGCCCGCCTCGATGTTCGCCGCGCTCGGGAAGAACGGACAGTTCATCAATGTCGTTCCCGGGCAGAACATCGTCTTTGTCCGTATGGGTGATGCGCCGGACAATGCGCTGGTACCGTTCATGATGAATGAGGATATCTGGAAATATGTGAACCGGATCATCCCGACCGCTTCGACGGGGGTCGCGGACCGGGGGACGGCACCATCCACTTTCATGCTGCATCAGAACTACCCCAATCCATTCAATCCGTCGACCGTGATCGGCTATGCGCTGCCGGGATCGGCGGAGGTCGTCCTGACCATCCATGACGTGCTGGGGAGGGAGGTCGGCCGGATCAACGAGGGGTGGCGTGGTGCGGGGGAGCATGTGGTCCGCTATGACGCATCGACATTGGCCGGGGGTGTCTATTTCTACAGGGTTACCGCGGGACGTTTCAGCGCTGCGAAAGCGATGGTGGTCCTCCGCTGA
- a CDS encoding SdpI family protein has protein sequence MTWNIKRELVPLGILIAVAALAFLYGPGLPEQVPSHFDAEGYPDGTMPRTAFLLMISGVVVGLYVVLTFIPFIDPLWKKIQPRYNVLLLFRDLTMGFMLMMFVMNLIAVRDGRLSTMATGLGLGILFMLIGNYLPKVPRNWFFGIRSPWTMSSDEVWRRSHIVGGWCFVGAGLLIAVLSVAGVATRYLLPAILAPTVIFTAFVYPYLLFRRMQRTGRTDEPGDPEQLQ, from the coding sequence ATGACCTGGAATATCAAACGCGAACTCGTTCCCCTCGGAATACTCATCGCCGTTGCCGCCCTTGCGTTCCTGTACGGACCCGGGCTCCCCGAGCAGGTGCCGTCGCATTTCGATGCGGAGGGGTATCCCGACGGCACCATGCCACGTACAGCATTCCTGCTCATGATCTCCGGCGTCGTGGTGGGCCTCTATGTCGTGCTGACGTTCATTCCGTTCATCGACCCGCTCTGGAAGAAGATCCAGCCGCGGTACAACGTCCTCTTGCTCTTCCGGGATCTCACCATGGGGTTCATGCTGATGATGTTCGTCATGAACCTGATCGCCGTCAGGGATGGGCGGCTCTCGACCATGGCGACGGGACTTGGCCTGGGTATCCTGTTCATGCTCATCGGCAACTATCTCCCGAAGGTCCCGCGCAACTGGTTCTTCGGCATACGCTCACCCTGGACCATGTCGTCCGACGAGGTCTGGAGAAGGAGCCATATCGTAGGAGGCTGGTGCTTCGTTGGTGCTGGACTCCTGATCGCCGTCCTGTCCGTTGCCGGTGTTGCGACACGCTATCTTCTCCCGGCCATACTCGCGCCCACGGTGATCTTCACCGCATTCGTGTATCCGTACCTGCTGTTCCGCCGGATGCAGCGGACCGGCCGGACCGATGAACCGGGTGACCCGGAGCAGTTGCAGTGA
- a CDS encoding S9 family peptidase — MFNRRVLLLGLVIASLSITAQTQIPDTLTVEWLYSAASGRPVSTPPYQWLEDGRLVVYERGEGATPGAMYAMTVERGDRIRLVDLPAARTSLQKFLGDATPGALPFPEVLDGKGRRALYIFGGDIFVLDLAKAAFTRVTQTPGEEKCISFSPDGSTIGFVRDNDLYAYAIGAGTEQRLTADGSATTLNGTLSWVYWEEIFGRHDAGYWWSPDSRSIAYFQFDESRVSVQHYVDVKPWTPKVIRQAYPKVGEPNPAVRVGVVGLADAATRWIDLAPFPSEYIVRVGWLSDGQRLSIQTLNRLQTRRELLLADATTGVAQQLMVETDSTWVGIVDGLTFLKDGSGYLWPSERDGYQHLYMYSMKGEVVRQITRGTWALREAGGVAWVQGGMVFADQARASVYFTALEKSALERHLYCIGFDGKGMKRLTTGDGSHSVTFSPDGRYFVDRYSSIDRTPSVSVHERDGGLVRVIHAGKKLSELSAGLGAPEFLSIPARDGFALPAQILRPRVMVPGKKYPVIINVYGGPSAPTVVNGWQREIFWENLLTQQGYIVMHMDNRAATGISKKLEASIFQRLVGPVELNDMVDAVRWIKQLPDVDSARIGVWGWSGGGSNTLLGMSRSTEFKAGIAVAGVTDFRFYDSRFAEQYMRTEKENLAGFRENSLLQYAKDLHGRLMLVHGTYDDNVHIQNTWAFVNELIKANKQFDLMVYPMRMHGISDRPARIHLYTAMLEFWKRWL, encoded by the coding sequence ATGTTCAACCGCCGCGTTCTTCTCCTTGGCCTGGTCATTGCCAGCCTCTCCATCACAGCACAAACACAGATCCCCGACACTCTTACTGTCGAGTGGCTGTATTCCGCGGCCTCCGGGCGTCCGGTGAGCACGCCGCCGTACCAATGGTTGGAAGATGGGCGCCTTGTGGTGTACGAACGCGGCGAGGGTGCAACCCCGGGGGCGATGTACGCGATGACGGTTGAACGTGGAGACCGCATCCGTCTTGTCGACCTCCCCGCGGCGCGCACATCATTGCAGAAGTTCCTTGGTGACGCTACACCGGGCGCACTACCATTCCCGGAAGTTCTTGATGGGAAGGGGCGGCGTGCTTTGTACATCTTCGGAGGCGACATCTTCGTGCTGGACCTTGCGAAGGCCGCATTCACGCGCGTTACGCAGACCCCGGGAGAGGAGAAATGCATCTCCTTCTCGCCGGACGGTTCAACGATCGGATTTGTGCGGGACAACGATCTGTACGCATACGCCATCGGTGCGGGAACGGAGCAGCGCTTGACGGCCGACGGCTCCGCTACGACGCTCAACGGGACGCTTTCCTGGGTATACTGGGAAGAGATCTTCGGGCGGCATGATGCGGGCTACTGGTGGTCACCCGATTCGCGGAGCATTGCCTATTTCCAATTCGACGAATCCCGGGTGAGCGTGCAACACTATGTGGATGTGAAGCCGTGGACCCCGAAGGTCATCCGCCAGGCATATCCGAAGGTCGGCGAGCCGAATCCCGCTGTCCGCGTTGGCGTGGTCGGCCTTGCTGATGCGGCAACCCGTTGGATCGATCTCGCTCCGTTCCCGAGTGAATATATCGTCCGGGTCGGTTGGCTCTCGGACGGTCAGCGGCTCAGCATCCAGACGTTGAACCGTCTGCAGACCCGGCGCGAGTTGTTGCTGGCGGATGCAACGACGGGAGTGGCGCAGCAGCTCATGGTGGAAACGGATTCCACATGGGTGGGGATCGTTGATGGCCTGACGTTCCTGAAAGATGGTTCGGGATACCTCTGGCCGTCGGAGAGGGATGGGTATCAGCACCTGTACATGTATTCGATGAAGGGAGAAGTGGTCCGGCAGATCACCCGCGGGACGTGGGCACTCCGCGAGGCGGGGGGTGTTGCCTGGGTGCAGGGTGGCATGGTCTTCGCTGATCAGGCGCGGGCGAGCGTCTACTTCACTGCGCTGGAGAAGTCCGCGCTCGAGCGCCATCTCTATTGCATCGGGTTCGACGGCAAGGGGATGAAGCGGCTGACGACGGGCGATGGCTCGCACAGTGTCACATTCAGTCCGGATGGACGGTACTTCGTCGACCGGTATTCGTCGATCGATCGTACGCCGTCCGTCTCCGTGCACGAGCGGGACGGTGGGTTGGTCCGGGTGATCCATGCCGGCAAGAAGCTCTCCGAGCTGTCCGCCGGCCTCGGTGCGCCCGAGTTCCTCTCCATTCCTGCGCGTGACGGATTTGCGCTTCCTGCGCAGATACTCCGTCCGAGGGTGATGGTGCCCGGGAAGAAATACCCCGTGATCATCAATGTCTATGGTGGCCCATCGGCGCCGACCGTCGTGAACGGGTGGCAGCGTGAGATCTTCTGGGAGAATCTGCTCACGCAGCAGGGGTACATCGTCATGCACATGGACAACCGGGCGGCGACGGGGATCAGCAAGAAGCTTGAGGCTTCGATCTTCCAGCGACTCGTCGGGCCGGTGGAGTTGAACGACATGGTGGACGCGGTGCGGTGGATCAAGCAGTTGCCTGACGTGGACTCTGCCCGCATCGGTGTCTGGGGGTGGAGTGGTGGCGGGTCGAACACCTTGCTGGGTATGAGCCGGTCCACCGAGTTCAAGGCGGGTATTGCCGTGGCGGGTGTGACGGACTTCCGGTTCTACGACAGCAGGTTCGCGGAGCAGTACATGCGGACCGAGAAGGAGAACCTTGCCGGGTTCCGGGAGAACTCCCTGCTGCAGTATGCGAAGGATCTGCACGGGCGTCTGATGCTGGTGCACGGGACCTATGACGACAACGTGCACATTCAGAACACGTGGGCGTTCGTCAACGAACTCATCAAGGCCAACAAGCAATTTGATCTGATGGTGTATCCGATGCGGATGCACGGCATCAGCGACCGCCCGGCGCGGATCCATTTGTACACGGCGATGCTGGAATTCTGGAAGCGGTGGCTCTGA
- a CDS encoding winged helix-turn-helix transcriptional regulator, with translation MNTVFKALGDPTRLEIVRLLRVKSRTPSELLDHLQVAQPTLSHHLDILKRADLVETRREGQFIRYSLNMSVLDMALEFFVGMKKRR, from the coding sequence GTGAATACCGTCTTCAAGGCCCTTGGCGATCCGACCCGCCTCGAGATCGTCCGGTTGCTGCGCGTCAAGAGCAGGACCCCCAGCGAGTTGCTGGACCATCTGCAGGTCGCCCAGCCGACACTTTCCCACCATCTGGACATCCTCAAGCGGGCTGACCTCGTGGAAACGCGGCGGGAGGGGCAGTTCATACGCTATTCCCTGAACATGTCCGTCCTCGATATGGCCCTTGAGTTCTTTGTCGGCATGAAGAAAAGGAGATGA
- a CDS encoding alpha/beta fold hydrolase: MKRTYPLLLLAAFLVVLSGVLTTVNAQPHPEGRWEGSIKLPGLDLGIVVQFERRADSLHGSIDIPMQMAKGLPLQDVGSTGTMVHFALKAGPGLANFAGTLAGDSITGIFTQANVRCPFVLRRAAPPAAAAAPTYHSEEVTIQSGGVSLAGTLTRPDGAGPFPAVVLLTGSGAQNRDEEIFGFAPFKILADSLTLAGFAVLRCDDRGIGGSTGDYAGATTDSFASDARAQVAYLAARKEIRKDAIGVLGHSEGAVAAVMLCAAHHDVAFAVLLAGPAVSGGDIILGQVERLARAGGASDSAVAAALVSQQQVYAAVRADTGWGGVRTMLLENMRQSAATLSPEQRASAGINDSVLAARVDVQLAAVQSTWFRRFVMYDPARDIAAITCPVLALFGSLDMQVPPDQNRPALESVVASARKANITIRTIPGANHLFQEAKTGAPTEYATLPKAFIAGLPSVISTWMSRIALH, encoded by the coding sequence ATGAAACGCACATATCCACTTCTCCTGCTTGCAGCATTCCTGGTCGTCCTGTCGGGCGTGCTCACGACTGTCAACGCGCAACCACATCCCGAGGGGCGATGGGAAGGGTCGATCAAGCTGCCCGGTCTCGATCTCGGCATTGTTGTGCAATTCGAGCGCCGGGCTGATTCACTGCACGGGTCGATCGACATCCCCATGCAGATGGCAAAGGGGCTGCCTCTCCAGGATGTAGGGAGCACAGGAACCATGGTGCACTTTGCGTTGAAGGCCGGTCCCGGACTCGCCAATTTCGCCGGCACGCTGGCGGGTGATTCGATCACCGGCATTTTCACGCAGGCCAACGTACGATGTCCCTTTGTACTCCGACGGGCTGCACCTCCGGCCGCGGCTGCAGCCCCGACGTATCATAGTGAAGAGGTCACGATCCAGTCAGGCGGGGTGTCGCTTGCCGGGACGCTGACGCGACCGGACGGTGCCGGCCCGTTCCCGGCCGTTGTCCTTCTTACCGGGAGCGGGGCGCAGAACCGGGATGAGGAGATCTTCGGGTTTGCACCATTCAAGATACTTGCGGACAGTTTGACGCTTGCAGGATTTGCCGTTTTGCGGTGCGATGACCGTGGGATCGGAGGTTCGACGGGTGACTATGCCGGGGCGACCACCGACTCGTTCGCATCGGACGCGCGCGCGCAGGTGGCGTACCTTGCGGCCCGCAAGGAGATCCGGAAGGATGCCATAGGCGTTCTCGGGCACAGTGAGGGTGCTGTCGCGGCGGTGATGCTGTGCGCAGCACACCACGACGTAGCATTCGCCGTGTTGCTTGCCGGTCCTGCGGTATCCGGTGGAGACATCATTCTGGGGCAGGTGGAACGTCTTGCGCGTGCAGGTGGGGCCAGCGATTCCGCGGTCGCCGCCGCGCTCGTGTCGCAACAACAGGTCTATGCGGCGGTGAGGGCAGACACCGGATGGGGAGGCGTGCGGACCATGCTTCTGGAGAATATGCGCCAGAGCGCCGCCACCCTGAGTCCGGAGCAGCGCGCTTCAGCGGGGATCAACGACTCCGTGCTTGCCGCCCGGGTTGATGTGCAATTAGCGGCGGTGCAGTCGACATGGTTCCGTCGGTTCGTCATGTACGACCCGGCCCGGGACATCGCGGCGATCACGTGTCCGGTCCTTGCGCTGTTCGGTTCGTTGGATATGCAGGTTCCGCCTGACCAGAACCGGCCGGCCCTTGAATCCGTCGTCGCGTCGGCCAGGAAAGCGAACATCACGATACGGACGATCCCCGGCGCGAACCATTTGTTCCAGGAGGCGAAGACCGGTGCCCCGACCGAATATGCGACGCTGCCGAAGGCGTTCATTGCGGGACTTCCCTCGGTCATCAGCACGTGGATGTCGCGCATCGCATTGCACTGA
- a CDS encoding dipeptidase, translated as MRHVLRPGRKREPVRIRPPSVIAHPLDSATIEIINDAQPAERFTVVSNAVGLWNFSLQTTSVGAEGALPGTFALDQNYPNPFNPSTSIPFTTPSPGNVTIAVHNTIGQRLDERTYTLDAGSHSVRWTASGAAGMLFYTVALGEMRLTRRMVQLDGHGRGGLGEVLTSGRTGTTRSPAKAGPLALTIITTKFLYMPDTTHLSVQGDALVDTKLETVHERAFVFDLHNDVMEKAVLGYQIGIRHTTEQSDIPRFKEGGVDAQMFALWTDWRDSAAHPYYAFTLAMADTFNAQVARSNGAMIQARSTADLLAAAAQGKLAGVLAIEGGHAIRYDLTKLREYYDLGARYMTITWNNSIGWAVSAQDTRSSTVGLNSFGQQVIRTMDSLGMLIDVAHTGIKTIKDILAITKNPIIDTHAGARALYNHYRNLSDEQIDSIAARGGVIGVVFYPSFLSSTGRATIDSVVRHIDYITKRVGVDYVAIGSDFDGIETVPVGLEDVARLPNLTAALLRKGYSISDVHKILGGNALRVFTQVSK; from the coding sequence TTGCGCCATGTCCTCCGCCCCGGCAGGAAGCGTGAACCTGTCCGGATCCGTCCGCCATCTGTCATCGCTCACCCCCTCGATTCCGCAACGATCGAGATCATCAACGACGCCCAACCCGCGGAGCGGTTCACGGTGGTGAGCAACGCCGTCGGCCTCTGGAATTTTTCCCTGCAGACCACATCGGTGGGAGCGGAAGGTGCTCTCCCCGGCACCTTCGCGCTGGACCAGAACTACCCCAACCCGTTCAACCCTTCAACGAGCATACCTTTCACGACGCCGTCTCCCGGGAACGTGACGATCGCCGTCCACAACACGATCGGCCAACGCCTCGATGAACGGACGTATACGCTCGATGCCGGTAGCCACTCGGTACGCTGGACCGCCAGCGGCGCGGCAGGCATGCTCTTCTATACGGTGGCCCTGGGCGAGATGCGCCTGACACGCAGGATGGTACAGCTCGATGGACATGGACGGGGCGGATTGGGCGAGGTGCTCACTTCCGGGCGGACAGGCACGACTCGCAGCCCGGCCAAAGCCGGGCCGCTTGCGCTGACGATCATCACGACGAAGTTCCTCTACATGCCGGACACGACACACCTGTCGGTGCAGGGAGACGCACTCGTCGACACGAAACTCGAGACCGTCCACGAACGTGCGTTCGTGTTCGATCTCCACAATGATGTGATGGAGAAAGCGGTGCTCGGCTATCAGATCGGCATCCGCCATACCACCGAGCAGTCGGATATTCCCCGGTTCAAAGAGGGAGGCGTGGATGCGCAGATGTTCGCTCTCTGGACCGACTGGCGCGATTCTGCCGCGCATCCGTACTACGCCTTCACGCTGGCCATGGCGGATACCTTCAATGCCCAGGTCGCACGCAGCAACGGTGCGATGATCCAGGCCCGTTCCACCGCCGACCTTCTCGCCGCTGCGGCGCAGGGAAAACTTGCCGGTGTCCTTGCCATCGAGGGGGGCCACGCGATCCGGTACGACCTTACAAAGCTGCGCGAGTACTACGATCTCGGCGCGCGCTACATGACCATCACCTGGAACAACAGTATCGGCTGGGCGGTCTCGGCACAGGATACCCGGTCGTCAACGGTCGGCTTGAACTCGTTCGGCCAACAGGTGATCCGGACCATGGATTCACTCGGGATGCTCATCGATGTGGCCCATACCGGCATCAAGACCATCAAGGACATCCTTGCGATCACAAAGAACCCGATCATCGATACGCACGCCGGCGCACGTGCCCTGTATAACCACTATCGGAATCTCTCGGACGAACAGATCGACAGCATTGCTGCACGCGGGGGCGTGATCGGGGTGGTGTTCTACCCGAGCTTCCTCTCATCCACGGGCCGCGCGACGATCGACTCCGTGGTCCGGCATATCGACTACATTACGAAGCGCGTGGGGGTGGACTATGTGGCGATAGGATCGGACTTCGATGGGATCGAGACCGTTCCTGTCGGACTCGAAGATGTGGCGCGCCTTCCGAACCTGACCGCTGCGCTCCTCCGGAAGGGCTACAGCATCTCCGATGTTCACAAGATCCTCGGAGGGAACGCCCTCCGGGTCTTCACACAGGTGTCCAAGTAG